One Magnolia sinica isolate HGM2019 chromosome 2, MsV1, whole genome shotgun sequence genomic window, GGTGGAACAGATCTTATCTTCTCACCCAGCTCTCCCATTGCCTTTGTCCCTATTAATAAATAGTTTAAAATTATCTAATAGAAATCTCTTCACTAATTTAGGTCTGAACCCAAACCGAGTTGGCTTGAACAAGGGCTTGATTCCCTGATGTTGTTTGGAATCTTCCCAGCCACTACTGATTTTTTcgaatgtttttaaaaaaatctcccaTTTTGAAATGACGGCAAGAGATGACCTGGTTGAGAGAATTATCACCATATTTGAAATAAAATCTTGAAATGACGGCAAGAGATGACTTGGTTGAGAGAATTATCACCATATTTGAAATAAAATCTGATACCTGATAAAGTCAAATGTAATCGATTCATTTCTTTGTAAATGGGCATATTAATAGTGCCCATGTGTCATGCAATGATTCACCCTTTCAGCGAAGTGGAGAGGGTTCGTCCCATCACAttaaaagcaaaatatataatgCTGCGGATAAATCAAATAAAGATCTCCACGGCTGTGAGTGGGCCTCCAGTGTATACCACATGACACTTTTTTAGTGGGCCAAATCAAGGCGCATAATAAGTGTTAATAGATAGGAGCTTGAATTTTTTGGCCATGGCACGGAAACACTCCAGCCCACCAAAATGAGGACCCGGATGTAGTACTCGAGTGCAAAATTGGTGTGTGCTGGTAGGGTAGGACTCTATACCTACTGTTGAGACTAGCGTATGTGCATCGTGTTTCTGCGTCGTGATTGACCAaaagtaggggtgtcaatggaccGGACTCGGGcctaaaaaatcaaattttgaataaagTCGGCCACAAAACAGTTCAAAACCCAGGCCGAGACCTACCCAGGCCCAACCAGTTGACAGGCTAACTAAAAGCGGACCACGAGATCGAAAAATCGGGAAGGGTACATAGATATACTTGTGCCCGGGGCTATGTGGGTCCACAGAGTTGTCcgtgataaatctactccgtccatctgttttaaaagatcACAATAGCATATGActccaaaaaatcaagtagataaaaaactcatgtgggccacacaaaatgaaacagtgggaacggaaacgtccaccgttgaaaccttcctggagctgatcatgatgttcatatgccatccataccgttcataaggttattaacactcagataaactttaggcacaaatatcatccttatacaaaacttttgttaACCGTAGGCGTTTAATTCTcactgtttcgtatggtatgacccatatgagttttggatctgcctcattttcagatTCCTATACTACTGTCTTCTTTAAAACcagattgacggagtggattaatCACGGACAACTCTGTTGACCCCACACAGCTCCGGGGTCAGGTATATCTCCGTGCATGGGGTCACAGGAAATCCGCtaccccaaacttgaaaaaatTAGCACAGTAGACGCTTACTTTTTATGtggttttatctatttttttctgAACGCTTTAAAACTCATGCTActgaattaaaatttttaaaatatagaAAGAGGATTTTAAGCAAAAATACTCAAGTTAGTAAAAGcagctgaaaaaataaaaatagttttgTCTTTATTAGATTTACCGTACATATAGAAGCTTAAATTGATAAGTAGATTTTATTCCCTTTGaaaaaaaacgaagaagataAGAAAGTGGGTGAAATGTCGCGTCCATAGTAAAATATTACCCGAGACATTATCAGAAATTCCCGTGCATCACTTTTCGAAACTTTCATCTTCCCAATCTCCACCGTCAAACATCTCCATCTACAACCATCATTTGATAGATGGTGATAGATTGTATATGATGGTCTAatcaatttaatattttaaaaaaatccatataCATTGGTTATATGTAGATGAACGGTTCTAAAAAATAGTCTAAACTGCCACGTGTAGGGTAGGAAGAAAGCGAACGGCCATACGCAGTTCTACCGCTTCTACCGTATTgtttacggacgcggattgcgtcctacccccgcccatctCCAGCTGGtaacgggcagcagctttgagtggccactgtgatgtatgagtcttatccacaccgtccatccatttttcagtatcattttaggataataagttaaaaattaggtagatccaaggctcaagtgggctacaaaatgaggattatactcttaccgttgaaaacttcttaggggccacggaagttttgaatggagctgatatttgtgttttctattcatccaggtatatgtaactttatgaatacgttggatggaaaataaacatcacagcgggcactagaaaagtttcaacggtaagaatcattatcactgctgcttcctgtagtgtggtccacttgagccttagatctgcctccttTCTGGGCCTTATCCTCTAAATTCatactaaaaaaatggatggacggtgtggataatacccatacatcatggtagccactcaaagctgctgcccgttcctAGCTTGagacgggtgggggtaggacgcaatccgcgtccatggtGGACCGACTAGTCCTCGTCGTCGACTCGTCGTCGTTCCTAATTCGTTTTGCGTCCGTCGCGACTCGGATTCAGCGTGTATCGCCACCCactggggcctacatgatgagaTAGTCAAATgatttgaccgtccatttttgcTTTACCCCCACAATCAATCTTCCGATATGAACGTATCCTTCGATTTCTAgagttgaatgtgagccattaCAAATTTTCGTTTCATAGTTCTAAACCTCATCTACATATAGTGACGGTGTGATGGTGACAATCATCCGTCCATCTTAGTTTTCTCAAAAAGTCCCTTATGCATATATTCGACAACATGGACGGCTCCGATCATTGGAACGCTCAGCGTGTGGGCCCCAATTAGGGTCGACAGAGGCGAGATcctgagtcgcgacagaggcaatACGAATTCTTTCGTTTCAGTCAACCGCAAGCAAAACGCACCAACAAAGcttgagaagagaagaaagagagcctctctctgtctctctctctctctctctctctcttccaaaatCGATCAAAGCAAAAGGCAGAAGAGCAGAAGAACAGAAGAGATGAAAGAAGAaacgattactttgatattggtgAATTTGGCGGGAATCATGGAGAGAGCTGACGAGGCCCTCCTTCCTGGCGTCTACAAAGAGGTGGGGGCCGCTCTACACACCGATCCAACGGGCCTCGGCTCTCTCACCCTCTTCCGATCCATCGTCCAATCGTCTTGCTACCCCCTCGCTGCCTACCTCTCCATCCACCACAACCGGGCCCACGTCATCGCCCTCGGTGCCTTCTTATGGGCCGCTGCCACTTTCCTCGTCGGCGTCTCCTCCACTTTCTTCCAGGTCTTTCCCTCCCTCTCCATTCCCCAGTGGTTAATTCCACTCCATTCCTATTCAATTCGCTCAAATCGACGGTCCATGGACCCCGATCCAATGCTCATTGCCATGAGACTGGGTCTCCTTTCttgatgaatggttggatctGTTTTTTTATGAAGTTGTAGATTAGTTGTTTGATTTAAGTCTTCAGTGGAATGTTTCAAATTTTCCTAGGGTAGTGACCTCCAAAATTCCCAAAATGTTGAGTAGATTGTCCTAGTTTTTTGAGAAATGTAACTATAACAGACGGGCCTCACGATAAAAATGGCAAACGTGTGTTCCAATTGGCACCATCTTTCTGATGGGTCATTATGAGCCGTGTCCATCGCTGTCTGGTCCTCTGCTATTGTGCTGAATTTTGCATCAGCTGTCCATTTCCAGTCCAATGGTTGGATGCCTTTTTGGGAAATTCTTCCATTAATATTTAGTTTCGTAATGGAATTGAATTTCTTCATATGTTGTCCGCTTTGTGAAAATAAGCGGTATTTTTATCTCCCTCCTTCAGCCACATCGCCCTAGATTTCTGACTGCGCGCTATTACCTCCCTTCTAAGAATTTCTTCATATTCATTTTCGAGCTCCGATTGTCTACCTTTCAGAACCAAAGAGTGCATACCCAAAATTTCCGATTCTTCTATGCTGCAACTTCTTACAGAAAGAATAACCTGCCGCCCATTGACCTCACATTCTCAATATGGTAGTGGATGCTTCAATGAGATAGCCTTATCTAGAATGTGCTTCTCTGTTTTAACTTCTAATCTTAAGCAGGGTTCAAAATTCAGTACAATATGTTATATACCTCTTTTCTTTCTTGTAGCTTTAAGCATAATCAGCTCATGCTAACAATCAAGTTGCATGACACACACCTTACTGTCAAATTGAAAAGCTCATGCGCTTAcaatattgaattgaattgcatgaACTAGTCTAAATAAGGGGGGGCCCGTTTGGATTAGAGAATTCCTTTGTAAAAGAAATCACAACTGAAATTATTGCAATTCTACTATGTTTTGATTGCAATGAATCCAAAGCGTAGATATGGAAATTGTAATGATTATGCATGATTATTTCCAATCTTACTGTAGTAAGTAGGATTCCAAATTTAGGAGTCCTATTTGGATGGCAAGTGGGATCCCAGATTAATTAAACAATGTTCACCTCATTTCTTGTGCTAGAGAATCATGGATGTGGGTAAGCCTAGTGATTACTTTTAGTAACCCATCTATCCAAACAGCATGATGTCTTATCAAGGGAATCATGGTAGAGGGATTTCGAGACATTTCCAACATGGTGGAAAGGGATTCCCTAATCATTGCAGAATTGGTTTCTTTTACCATGGAATTCTCTTATCCAAACTGGCCCTAGagtggaaatgaccaagttgCAGTGGCTTTGTTTGTATCCGCATTGATGGACTAGGCTCCAAACCATAATTATATGACTTCCAAACTGGATTGAAGGCAATCTGACTGCAATTTAAGGGCTATTTTTCAGTATGAATACTAAAGAATGTAATTACAAATTTGATATTTCCTCTCTGTTAAATAGTTTTTACAATTCAATTCGATAGTGCATTCTGATGCAGCCTTATGCGTTCAAAATCATTGAAATATATGAATTAAAATGTGGGCACAAGGGAGCTCCTATGTCCCTTTGCTTTGGACACTATCTACTTTTATCCTACATCAAGTTGTCTTGTGTTTGTTATACAGGTAGCAGTATCAAGAGCCCTGAATGGAATTGGGCTTGCCATAGTCGCACCTGCCATTCAATCGCTTGTTGCAGACTCGACCGATGATGGCAACCGTGGTGTAGCGTTTGGATGGCTACAGCTAACAGGCAACTTCGGTTCTATCATCGGTGGCCTCTTCTCTGTTCTACTAGCTTCGACATCATTCATGGGGATCCCTGGATGGAGAATTTCTTTCCATCTAGTTGCATTGGTGAGTATTATAGTTGGGATTCTGGTCCGCCTCTTCGCCAATGACCCACGCTTTTCTGATGGCTCCCATAGAAGTTCTGATCCCATTCCGAGAAAATCCTTCTGGTTGGAAGTGAAGGATCTGGCACAAGAAGCGAAGTCTGTAGTCAAAATCCCATCTTTCCAGATAATCATAGCGCAGGGTGTAACAGGGTCATTCCCATGGTCAGCTTTGTCATTTGCACCAATGTGGTTAGAACTCATTGGCTTCACTCACAAAGAAACGGCATTCTTGATGAGCCTGTTTGTCGTTGCCGGTTCACTTGGAGGATTGTTTGGAGGCAAGATGGGAGATATCCTTTCCAAGCGTTACCCAAACTCTGGCAGGATAGTTCTGTCACAGATAAGCTCAGGTTCAGCAATCCCACTGGCAGCACTGCTGTTGTTGGTGTTACCAGATGATCCCTCTTCAGGATTTATGCATGGTTTGGTCATGGTCATCATGGGATTGTGCATATCATGGAACGGTCCTGCTACAAACAAGTATGCCTCTATCCCAATCCCATCTTTTAGTTCCTTTTCCATGAAATGCAGATTGTATAAACAACCCTGCTAATGGGAGTCCTATTAATCCCATTTTAAGTAGCGTgggccacatgtgccacatggaaCAATTTGCGAGATCCAAGCtgctcattagtgggccccatcaagtagaTTTCCTGGGTGAAAAGATAAGAATCTGTTTACTCTCTCGTCCACATGTACAAAAGAAATGAACAATTGAGATAAAATGtccaatgatccacattcaatgtacatttgtggcccaccagatgagtgaaCCAGCCTTATTTTTGAGAATTGGCATCTAGCCATGCACAGTGGAGCACCTCTGATGATCAGCTTGAATCTTGCATGTGTACACCATGCGGGGCTACAAGTCCCTTGAAATTAACTAGCACGAGTCCCATTCTCATTTCTCTATGGGAAATTACCAAAGTACCATTGGATTTTGCGTGAAAGAATGGTATAACCTAACATATCAGCCCATATACTGTATGCGGCATGATTGTTGTGCCAGCATGCCAGTCATGGATTGAGATCTTGAGTAGCAAGCATCACGTTTTTGGTTtactgtagaaaaaaaaaaagctttattTTGTCTGTATAGTGACAATCAAGTCCCCATTTGGAAATGAACGAGTATATATGCCCATGGTTACTGGTGAATTTTGCGAGAAGTTAAAGGATAGAACTTATCATTCTCATTAACCAAACTGAACAACCGAATACACATTTGTGACTTGGGAGAATTGAAGTGATAGGTTACCCATTTTGAAGATGCTCATTATATGTTCACACATCCATGATGCATTCATTTCAACTGAATCGGTATTTGCTTGGAACTTACTATTCTTGTAACAAAACTAAACAACAGGTATGCCACTATATAGATAGGTACCTATTTTGAAGTATCTAGGtatgatagaaaataaataacAAACCCTAAACCCTGCATCTAATACTAAGGGAAGAGCATCACAACCTGAACTACAACTTTCGTGCTTGATCTTGCTGGTGCAACTCCTCTAGAGAGTTTGTGGTGAATATGGGTTATTTGGATTGTTTACTTCCAATTTCTGTAACCTTCGTGTTTGTTGCGATTTGACAGATTTGTCTCACACATTTCAGTAGCCATGGCTTCTCTTGCACTTGATCTTGAAACCAGATATTGTATTTCACTCCTCCATTACTAAATTATCTCTGATGAATTCATGTTATTGGTTTCCTGTCACCACTAGATCCACCCCAATCTGCATCTTTGTAACTCTTTTAGTAAACTGCTCTTGGCCAATAAGAAACCCTTAACGGGATATGACTTGATGTAGAGAAGAATACTATACACAACGTAAAGATGGGGGTGTCTGAGGTTTTTGCACAAACCAACTAAACTGGTCCTATCCTATTTGCCAACTGAACTTGTTATGCAGTCTCATGTACTAATATGAGCACCCATCTCTAACTAGCCATGACTTAACTGGTTACTGTTGAACAGTCATTTAGTACCATGGCAACCTTGATGTGTGCCCAAGTACGTCATCGGCTGCGAATCATTTCTGATGTCAAGGAACTGCAAGACCAAGTTTCTCAGTGTCATTGACTGAACCAGTGCAATGGAATTGCTATTACGTCATCAGGTGACTCATTGAAATTAACCAACCTATGTGTTGATTAAGTAACCCCTAAGATGCAGATTCATTGGAATAAGAGCAATTAAACTTAAGCATGATCGCTACCAAACATACTCCATGAAGTTTTTTTAGGCTGCGAGCAACTTGATTGGCTTTCAAGGGACAC contains:
- the LOC131233183 gene encoding uncharacterized protein LOC131233183 — its product is MKEETITLILVNLAGIMERADEALLPGVYKEVGAALHTDPTGLGSLTLFRSIVQSSCYPLAAYLSIHHNRAHVIALGAFLWAAATFLVGVSSTFFQVAVSRALNGIGLAIVAPAIQSLVADSTDDGNRGVAFGWLQLTGNFGSIIGGLFSVLLASTSFMGIPGWRISFHLVALVSIIVGILVRLFANDPRFSDGSHRSSDPIPRKSFWLEVKDLAQEAKSVVKIPSFQIIIAQGVTGSFPWSALSFAPMWLELIGFTHKETAFLMSLFVVAGSLGGLFGGKMGDILSKRYPNSGRIVLSQISSGSAIPLAALLLLVLPDDPSSGFMHGLVMVIMGLCISWNGPATNNPIFAEIVPKKSRTSIYALDRSFESILASFAPPVVGLLTQRVYGYKPVPNGSSEGIEIEIDRENAMSLAKALYTAIGVPMALCCFIYSFLYCTYPRDRERARMDSLIESEMQQIESDNPPVAGEYAQVQFSESDELYAKERSVIEMEYGDDSVDDNDEETLLSRELTFAYLAD